In Tenacibaculum pacificus, a single window of DNA contains:
- a CDS encoding MlaD family protein, with translation MSKELKTGIVAVVIIVLFIWGYNFLKGENLFSGSRRHFFVEYENINGLNKASLVTINGLKVGKIDEISFNKTPEKQGILLVEISLESDLEFSKNSIAKIYSASLMGGQNLAIVPKYDGGLAVSGDYLKGEVEGDLFSSVSEKLNPIQSNLKNVLVGADSLLIGINDVLDEKSRKSLNRSILGLEGTITDVRKTLTSVNNLLSNSKENLTATLDNTKKITDNFSKISDDLAKSNLGATVKKLETTLSNVNGLLANMKAGKGTLGKLMTDDKMYTNLTNASKEMEELLREMKLNPKRFVHISLFGKKVKPYNEEANIKNVSTK, from the coding sequence ATGTCAAAAGAACTTAAAACGGGTATTGTTGCTGTAGTTATTATAGTATTATTTATTTGGGGGTATAATTTTTTAAAGGGTGAAAACCTATTTAGTGGTAGTCGTAGACATTTTTTTGTTGAATATGAAAATATTAACGGACTGAATAAAGCGAGTTTAGTAACTATAAATGGTTTAAAAGTAGGGAAAATTGATGAGATTTCATTTAATAAAACTCCTGAAAAACAAGGAATTTTATTAGTTGAGATATCTTTAGAAAGCGATTTAGAATTTTCTAAAAATAGTATTGCTAAAATATATTCAGCAAGCTTAATGGGCGGGCAAAATTTAGCAATTGTTCCAAAATACGATGGTGGGTTAGCTGTTTCTGGTGATTATTTAAAAGGCGAAGTTGAGGGTGATCTTTTTTCATCTGTAAGTGAAAAATTAAATCCTATTCAATCAAATCTAAAAAATGTATTAGTAGGTGCGGATTCTTTATTAATCGGAATTAATGATGTATTAGATGAAAAATCACGTAAAAGTTTAAATAGAAGTATTCTTGGTTTAGAAGGAACAATTACCGATGTTCGAAAAACATTGACATCAGTAAATAATTTATTGAGTAATAGTAAAGAAAATTTAACTGCAACACTTGATAATACTAAAAAAATCACGGATAATTTCTCGAAAATATCAGATGATTTAGCTAAATCTAATTTAGGAGCAACCGTTAAAAAATTAGAAACAACTTTAAGTAATGTAAACGGTTTATTAGCAAATATGAAAGCCGGTAAAGGAACTTTAGGTAAGTTAATGACCGATGATAAAATGTACACTAACTTAACAAATGCTTCTAAAGAAATGGAAGAGTTGTTGCGAGAAATGAAGTTAAATCCAAAACGATTTGTTCATATTTCATTATTTGGTAAAAAAGTAAAACCATATAATGAAGAAGCAAATATCAAAAATGTAAGCACTAAATAA
- a CDS encoding (Fe-S)-binding protein: MIVPTMAEMMSQGKQPEVLFWVGAAGSYDDRAKKITKAFVKILHLAKVDFAVLGTEESSTGDAAKRAGNEFLFQMQAMMNIEVLNGYEIKKIVTCDPHSFNTLKNEYPELGGKYEVYHHTQFISKLISDGRLSIDDTNLKGKRLTYHDPCYLGRANDVYESPRELLRSLGVKMTEMKRHKSTALCCGAGGAQMFKDAEKGDKEINILRTEDALETNPQIIATGCPYCNTMMTDGVKFKMKEDQIIVQDIAELIAEANNL, encoded by the coding sequence ATGATAGTACCAACAATGGCAGAAATGATGTCGCAAGGAAAACAACCAGAGGTGTTGTTTTGGGTAGGAGCGGCAGGAAGTTACGATGATAGAGCAAAGAAAATAACCAAAGCATTTGTAAAAATATTACACCTAGCAAAAGTAGATTTTGCGGTTTTAGGTACAGAAGAAAGTTCAACAGGTGATGCAGCAAAACGAGCAGGAAACGAATTTTTGTTTCAGATGCAGGCAATGATGAATATTGAAGTTTTAAACGGATACGAAATAAAAAAAATAGTTACTTGCGATCCGCATTCATTTAATACCTTAAAAAATGAATATCCTGAGTTAGGTGGAAAATATGAAGTATATCATCACACGCAATTTATCAGTAAACTAATTAGTGATGGGCGTTTATCAATAGATGACACAAATTTAAAAGGAAAAAGATTAACATATCATGATCCTTGTTATTTAGGTAGAGCAAATGATGTTTATGAAAGCCCACGTGAATTATTACGTAGTTTAGGCGTAAAAATGACGGAAATGAAACGTCATAAATCTACGGCTTTATGTTGTGGTGCAGGAGGTGCACAAATGTTTAAAGATGCTGAAAAAGGGGATAAAGAAATTAATATTTTACGTACCGAAGATGCACTAGAAACAAATCCACAAATTATAGCAACAGGCTGTCCGTATTGTAATACAATGATGACAGATGGTGTAAAGTTTAAAATGAAAGAAGATCAAATTATTGTACAAGATATTGCTGAGTTAATAGCAGAAGCAAACAATTTGTAA
- the menA gene encoding 1,4-dihydroxy-2-naphthoate octaprenyltransferase produces MIKNYIKAARLRTLPLSVSGIIVGASLGYEVAFSQNLTDLKGFFWQSSIFWLAILTTIGFQVLSNFANDYGDGIKGTDDNREGEARMVSSGAITPKQMKTAMIITGVITLIIALSLIYVSFGKDDFLYSVIFFGLGVSSIVAAIKYTVGKSAYGYSGFGDVFVFVFFGLLAVVGTYFLYTKQLNFTVFLPAITIGLLSTAVLNLNNMRDRVNDAKVGKNTLVVKMGAKLAKLYHYNLIIASFLFAMIYVIITYKSPLQFLFILAYLPIIKHLFFVYKNKEEPLLDGELKKVALSTFLFSILFALGHVL; encoded by the coding sequence ATGATTAAAAATTATATAAAAGCCGCACGTTTACGAACTTTACCGTTATCTGTTTCTGGAATTATTGTTGGAGCATCTTTAGGATATGAAGTTGCTTTTTCACAGAATTTAACAGATCTAAAAGGTTTTTTCTGGCAAAGCTCTATTTTTTGGCTAGCAATCCTAACAACTATCGGTTTTCAAGTATTATCAAATTTTGCGAATGATTACGGAGATGGTATCAAAGGAACAGACGATAACAGAGAAGGAGAAGCACGTATGGTTTCATCAGGAGCAATTACGCCAAAACAGATGAAAACGGCAATGATTATTACAGGAGTCATCACTTTAATAATAGCATTATCGCTTATTTATGTATCCTTCGGAAAAGATGATTTTTTATATTCTGTCATTTTCTTCGGATTAGGAGTTTCCTCAATTGTTGCCGCTATAAAATACACGGTTGGTAAATCGGCTTATGGTTACAGTGGTTTTGGTGATGTTTTTGTGTTTGTTTTCTTCGGATTATTAGCCGTTGTAGGAACTTATTTTTTATATACGAAACAATTAAACTTCACTGTTTTTTTACCTGCAATTACTATCGGATTATTAAGTACGGCTGTTTTGAACTTAAATAATATGAGAGATAGGGTAAACGATGCAAAAGTTGGTAAAAACACATTAGTTGTTAAAATGGGAGCTAAACTTGCTAAATTGTATCATTATAATTTAATTATTGCTTCATTTTTATTTGCAATGATATATGTAATAATTACCTATAAATCGCCTTTACAATTTTTATTTATACTAGCTTATTTACCAATTATAAAACATTTATTTTTTGTTTACAAAAATAAAGAAGAACCATTATTAGACGGTGAATTAAAAAAAGTAGCATTAAGTACTTTTTTATTTTCAATTTTATTTGCTTTAGGACACGTTTTATAG
- a CDS encoding metal-dependent hydrolase, translating to MNITFYGRTCFGIEINGTHLLVDPFITGNPLASNIVIADIKADYILLTYAHQDHVLDVEVIAERTGATIISNFEIAQYYGAKNLKTAAVNHGGTFKVDAFSAKYVNAIHTSSFADGTYGGQPGGFVISSEEKTLYVAGDTAVTMDMKLIPMTTKLTAAIFPIGDTFTMGIEDAIIASNLVECNNVIGCHFNTFPPIEIDVNDAKSKFTKANKELTILEIGQTINL from the coding sequence ATGAATATTACATTTTACGGACGTACTTGTTTCGGTATCGAAATTAACGGAACACATTTATTAGTAGATCCATTTATTACAGGAAATCCGTTGGCATCAAATATTGTTATTGCCGATATCAAAGCCGATTATATTTTACTTACGTACGCACATCAAGACCATGTTTTAGATGTTGAAGTAATAGCAGAAAGAACAGGTGCAACAATTATTTCTAATTTTGAAATAGCACAATATTATGGCGCTAAAAATTTAAAAACAGCCGCTGTAAATCATGGTGGAACTTTTAAGGTTGATGCTTTTTCAGCGAAATATGTAAATGCAATTCACACATCTTCATTTGCTGATGGAACTTATGGTGGGCAACCAGGAGGATTTGTAATTTCATCCGAAGAAAAAACATTGTATGTTGCAGGAGATACTGCTGTAACTATGGATATGAAATTAATTCCGATGACTACAAAATTAACAGCAGCTATTTTTCCAATAGGCGACACCTTTACAATGGGTATTGAAGATGCTATTATTGCTAGTAATTTAGTTGAATGTAACAATGTAATCGGTTGTCATTTTAATACTTTTCCACCGATAGAAATTGATGTAAATGATGCCAAAAGCAAATTTACGAAAGCTAATAAAGAATTGACTATTTTAGAAATAGGACAAACTATAAATTTATAA
- a CDS encoding SRPBCC family protein: MKSIKIILGIVTALVLVFFLTGIVITEVKYSTEIEVNKPIAIVFENFKNVDQLKKWLPDVKSIEPKQEKPGVLGSTYNVIVENNGQEVKMVQRISDYIENEKITFQFHSNQMVKTTEYNFTANGNTTKIVQNSSVNSKSYMTACLYPYFKGTFKKISLQSLNKCKEHIEK, translated from the coding sequence ATGAAATCAATAAAAATAATTTTAGGAATTGTAACTGCTTTAGTGCTTGTTTTTTTCTTAACAGGAATAGTTATTACTGAAGTTAAATATAGCACAGAAATTGAAGTTAACAAACCGATTGCTATCGTTTTTGAAAATTTTAAAAATGTAGATCAGCTAAAAAAATGGTTGCCAGATGTAAAATCAATCGAACCAAAGCAAGAAAAACCAGGCGTATTAGGCAGTACTTATAACGTAATTGTCGAAAATAATGGACAGGAAGTAAAAATGGTTCAAAGAATTTCAGATTATATCGAAAATGAAAAAATAACTTTTCAGTTTCATTCTAATCAAATGGTAAAAACAACCGAATATAATTTTACAGCCAACGGAAATACTACTAAAATCGTTCAAAATAGCAGTGTAAATAGCAAATCATATATGACGGCTTGTTTGTATCCTTATTTTAAAGGTACTTTCAAAAAAATAAGTTTACAATCGTTAAATAAATGTAAAGAACATATAGAGAAATAA
- a CDS encoding o-succinylbenzoate synthase yields the protein MIQATYHKHLLNFKQASGTSRGILRTKETWFITLKQEDKIGIGECGLFRGLSIDDTPDYEQKLKWFCENINLGLEVLLAEAIRFPSIQFGLEQAFLSLKSENKFELFPSDFTNGTQNISINGLIWMGDKAFMQQQIKDKLQQGFSTIKMKIGAIDFETEIDLLKSIRNEFSSKEITLRVDANGGFTPKDALEKLQRLSELEIHSIEQPIKQGQWQEMANLCEKTPLPIALDEELIGVFTSEEKEKCIGTIKPQYIILKPSLVGGIKGSEEWISIAKKHHADNWITSALESNIGLNAIAQWTHILKNSLPQGLGTGSLFTNNFESPLEVSNGSLGYNSKIAWEFNLD from the coding sequence ATGATACAAGCAACTTATCATAAGCATTTACTTAATTTTAAACAAGCTAGCGGTACATCTCGAGGTATTTTAAGAACCAAAGAAACTTGGTTTATCACCTTAAAACAAGAAGATAAAATAGGAATAGGAGAGTGCGGTTTATTCAGAGGATTAAGCATTGATGATACGCCAGATTATGAACAAAAACTAAAATGGTTTTGTGAAAATATTAATTTAGGTTTAGAGGTTTTATTAGCTGAAGCGATTCGCTTCCCGTCTATTCAATTCGGATTAGAACAAGCTTTTTTATCATTAAAATCTGAAAATAAATTTGAATTATTTCCTTCTGATTTTACAAACGGAACACAAAATATTTCAATAAACGGATTAATTTGGATGGGAGATAAAGCCTTTATGCAACAGCAAATTAAAGACAAGTTGCAACAAGGTTTTTCTACTATAAAAATGAAAATTGGAGCTATCGATTTTGAAACAGAAATTGATTTATTAAAATCTATCCGAAACGAATTTTCATCAAAAGAAATTACCTTACGTGTTGATGCGAATGGCGGATTTACTCCAAAAGATGCTTTAGAAAAATTACAACGATTATCAGAGTTAGAAATTCATTCTATTGAACAGCCGATAAAACAAGGTCAGTGGCAAGAAATGGCAAATTTATGTGAAAAAACACCTTTGCCAATTGCTTTAGATGAAGAGTTAATAGGTGTTTTTACATCCGAAGAAAAAGAAAAATGTATCGGAACAATTAAACCGCAATACATTATTTTAAAACCAAGTTTAGTTGGCGGAATCAAAGGAAGTGAAGAGTGGATTTCAATAGCAAAAAAACACCATGCCGATAATTGGATAACTTCTGCATTAGAAAGTAATATTGGTTTAAATGCTATTGCACAATGGACACATATTTTAAAAAATTCGTTGCCTCAAGGTTTAGGAACAGGAAGTTTATTTACTAATAATTTTGAAAGCCCGTTAGAGGTTTCCAACGGAAGTTTAGGTTATAATAGTAAAATAGCTTGGGAATTTAATTTAGATTAA
- a CDS encoding CPBP family intramembrane glutamic endopeptidase codes for MNFIQQAYKGQNDWIYYLGSISLILFGWQFIGILPLALVAALYSKDFEEFSRAANETFMTLGINKNFFLFLMILMFAIGLFFLFLAVKFIHKRAIKTLVTSRKSIDWSRFWFGFIAFGIIAVAVTILGIFLAPENYTWNFKPVPFFTLLVISVLFLPLQTSFEELLFRGYFMQGLGTWFKNRWLPLIITSVAFGLLHGANPEVEKLGYISVVFYIGTGFFLGIMTLMDEGTELALGVHAINNIVAAFLVTTNWTVFQTDALFIDTSEPAVGAEIFLLVFAIYPLMLFLFSKKYGWKNWKEKLTGSIQKPQNIE; via the coding sequence ATGAATTTTATACAACAAGCATATAAAGGACAAAATGATTGGATTTATTATTTAGGTAGTATTTCTTTAATTCTCTTCGGATGGCAATTTATAGGAATACTTCCTCTGGCACTTGTAGCTGCTTTGTATTCTAAAGATTTTGAAGAGTTTTCTAGAGCAGCTAACGAAACTTTTATGACCTTAGGAATTAATAAAAATTTCTTTTTATTTCTGATGATATTAATGTTTGCTATCGGATTATTTTTTTTGTTTTTAGCAGTAAAATTCATTCATAAACGAGCTATAAAAACATTAGTAACAAGTCGAAAATCTATTGATTGGAGCCGTTTTTGGTTTGGTTTTATAGCCTTCGGGATAATTGCTGTAGCTGTAACAATTTTGGGTATTTTCTTAGCTCCAGAAAATTATACTTGGAATTTTAAACCCGTTCCGTTTTTTACTTTATTAGTAATATCTGTTTTATTTTTACCATTACAAACTAGTTTTGAAGAGCTGTTGTTTAGAGGTTATTTTATGCAAGGTTTAGGGACTTGGTTTAAAAATAGATGGTTACCTTTAATAATAACATCAGTTGCTTTTGGGTTATTGCATGGTGCAAATCCTGAAGTTGAAAAGTTAGGATATATTTCCGTGGTTTTTTATATAGGAACAGGTTTCTTTTTAGGAATTATGACTTTAATGGATGAAGGAACAGAATTAGCTTTAGGCGTACATGCTATAAATAATATTGTAGCTGCTTTTTTAGTAACCACAAATTGGACAGTTTTTCAAACCGATGCTTTGTTTATTGATACTTCAGAACCTGCTGTGGGTGCTGAAATTTTCTTATTAGTTTTTGCTATATATCCGTTAATGTTATTTTTGTTTTCTAAAAAATACGGATGGAAAAACTGGAAAGAAAAATTAACAGGAAGTATTCAAAAACCACAAAACATTGAATAA
- a CDS encoding AMP-binding protein, which translates to MNNKRFHKSFRLNDISFLSEEELLVYSKTISNSVATFLSDWFNDKDFVIVQTSGSTGKPKPIKLQKEFMKNSALATGDFFDLKENTIALLCLSTDYIAGKMMLIRALTLGWQLDVVKPVMNPLNEVNKTYDFSAMVPLQLRNSLSELHKIDKLIVGGGVVSNNLISAIQNISTNIFATYGMTETITHIAVKKLNNFKSHQLISDANYTVLSNVKITTDDRNCLVIEASKVSEEKIITNDVVQLVSNKEFEWLGRFDNVINSGGIKLHPEKIEEKLSKIINTRFFVIGINDDFLGEKLVLIIENSISSEEEEILKLAIKNLKTLAKFEVPKDIYFIDKFIETETNKIQRKKL; encoded by the coding sequence TTGAATAATAAACGTTTTCATAAAAGTTTTAGATTGAATGATATTTCTTTTTTATCCGAAGAAGAATTACTTGTTTATTCTAAAACTATTTCAAATTCTGTTGCTACTTTTTTAAGTGATTGGTTTAATGATAAAGATTTTGTAATCGTACAAACTTCAGGTTCTACAGGAAAACCAAAACCGATTAAGTTGCAAAAAGAGTTTATGAAAAACTCGGCTTTAGCAACAGGCGATTTTTTTGATTTAAAAGAAAATACCATCGCTTTATTATGCTTATCTACCGATTATATTGCTGGTAAAATGATGTTGATTCGTGCTTTAACTTTAGGTTGGCAATTGGATGTTGTAAAACCAGTGATGAATCCTTTAAATGAAGTAAATAAAACCTATGATTTTTCGGCAATGGTTCCTTTACAATTAAGAAATTCATTGTCTGAATTACATAAAATAGATAAATTAATTGTTGGTGGAGGCGTAGTTTCAAATAATTTGATAAGTGCTATTCAAAATATATCAACAAATATATTTGCTACTTATGGAATGACAGAAACAATTACTCATATTGCTGTTAAAAAGCTCAATAATTTTAAGAGTCATCAACTTATTTCAGATGCTAATTATACTGTTTTATCAAACGTAAAAATAACTACTGATGATAGAAATTGTTTAGTTATTGAAGCCTCTAAAGTATCCGAAGAAAAGATAATAACTAATGATGTTGTTCAGTTAGTTTCTAATAAAGAATTTGAATGGTTAGGTCGTTTTGATAACGTAATAAATTCGGGAGGAATAAAATTGCATCCAGAGAAAATAGAAGAGAAATTATCAAAAATAATAAATACACGTTTTTTTGTTATTGGAATAAATGATGATTTTTTAGGAGAAAAACTTGTTTTAATTATTGAAAATAGTATTTCATCTGAAGAAGAAGAAATCTTAAAATTAGCCATTAAAAACTTAAAAACACTTGCTAAGTTTGAAGTTCCAAAAGATATTTATTTTATTGATAAATTTATTGAAACGGAAACAAATAAAATCCAGAGAAAAAAACTTTGA
- a CDS encoding YebC/PmpR family DNA-binding transcriptional regulator, with protein MGRAFELRKGRKMKRWSAMAKTFTRIGKDIVMAIKDGGPNPDTNSRLRAVMQNAKAANMPKENVERAIKKAADKDTSNYKEALFEGYAPHGVAIVVETATDNNNRTVANVRAVFNKGNGNLGTSGSVVFMFDRVCNFTVKKEDITVDLEELELELIDFEVEEVFNDDEGIIIYAPFEQFGAIQSYFEENNVEIISSGFERIPASTTKLSEEQQADVEKLLEKLEEDDDVQNVYHSMVM; from the coding sequence ATGGGAAGAGCATTCGAACTAAGAAAAGGTCGTAAAATGAAGCGTTGGTCTGCAATGGCTAAAACATTTACCAGAATTGGTAAAGATATTGTAATGGCTATTAAAGATGGTGGTCCAAACCCAGATACAAACTCACGTTTAAGAGCTGTAATGCAAAATGCAAAGGCAGCAAATATGCCTAAAGAAAATGTAGAACGTGCAATTAAAAAAGCTGCCGATAAAGATACAAGTAACTATAAAGAAGCTTTATTTGAAGGATATGCACCACACGGAGTTGCTATTGTAGTAGAAACAGCAACCGACAATAATAATAGAACTGTAGCGAATGTACGTGCTGTTTTTAATAAAGGTAACGGTAACTTAGGTACTTCTGGTTCTGTTGTTTTTATGTTTGACCGTGTTTGTAATTTTACAGTAAAAAAAGAAGATATTACTGTTGATTTAGAAGAGTTAGAATTAGAACTTATTGACTTTGAAGTTGAAGAGGTTTTTAATGATGACGAAGGAATTATTATCTATGCTCCGTTTGAGCAATTCGGTGCTATTCAATCTTATTTTGAAGAAAATAATGTAGAAATTATATCATCAGGATTTGAAAGAATACCTGCATCAACAACTAAACTTTCTGAAGAACAACAAGCAGATGTTGAAAAACTTTTAGAAAAATTAGAAGAAGACGATGACGTTCAAAATGTTTATCATAGTATGGTTATGTAA
- a CDS encoding DUF3352 domain-containing protein: MILFIENFEALKKVNPQEFEVYTKQIKEIESKLDIDIKENVCSWIGNEVALIHFNSSLSKNKKDVAAIFKTSDIKKATKNLNFILSKIKEKTPLQFKQINYKNHTINFLDLNGFFKMIVGNMFKNMEKPYFTIINDYVIFSASPNTLKEIINNNISNYTLASSKEFEEFNYLFDKKSTIFTYINTPYIFNEIVSLTDRKTQFQIKKNKEYIICFNQFGMQLTSEGNIFKSTITTTFNNPKLVLEKIALDKKLKKELNLKLITKKNTSTTNSIESIFDFKEIHPSDLSASSYKEYHDNGKLKFEVSLDDGLLDGKYKMYYPNGNLKLKGKYKNGKKSGTWRAYDEKESNLIIKKRF, translated from the coding sequence TTGATACTTTTCATTGAAAATTTTGAAGCTCTAAAAAAAGTAAACCCTCAAGAATTTGAAGTTTACACCAAACAAATTAAAGAAATTGAAAGCAAATTAGATATAGATATCAAAGAAAATGTATGTAGTTGGATTGGAAATGAAGTCGCTTTAATTCATTTTAACTCTTCATTATCTAAAAATAAAAAAGATGTTGCTGCTATTTTTAAAACTTCAGATATTAAAAAAGCTACTAAAAACTTGAATTTTATCTTATCAAAAATAAAAGAAAAAACACCCTTACAATTTAAACAAATTAACTATAAAAATCATACAATTAATTTTTTAGACTTAAACGGATTCTTTAAAATGATAGTTGGTAATATGTTTAAAAATATGGAAAAACCTTATTTTACTATTATTAATGATTATGTAATATTTAGTGCTAGTCCTAATACTTTAAAGGAAATTATTAATAATAATATTAGTAATTACACCTTAGCTTCATCAAAAGAATTTGAAGAATTTAATTATTTATTTGATAAAAAATCTACTATTTTTACTTATATAAATACGCCTTATATTTTTAACGAAATAGTAAGTTTAACTGACAGAAAAACACAGTTTCAAATCAAAAAAAACAAAGAATATATTATTTGTTTTAATCAATTTGGTATGCAATTAACTTCTGAAGGAAATATTTTTAAAAGCACAATTACAACTACTTTTAATAATCCGAAATTAGTACTAGAAAAAATAGCTTTAGATAAAAAATTGAAAAAAGAATTAAACCTAAAGCTAATCACTAAAAAAAATACAAGTACAACAAATAGTATAGAAAGTATTTTTGATTTCAAAGAAATTCACCCGTCTGATTTAAGTGCATCTAGTTATAAAGAATATCACGATAATGGTAAGTTAAAGTTTGAAGTATCATTAGATGACGGTTTATTAGATGGTAAATATAAAATGTATTATCCGAACGGAAATTTAAAGCTAAAAGGAAAATATAAAAACGGAAAAAAATCAGGAACTTGGCGAGCTTATGATGAAAAAGAAAGCAACCTGATTATCAAAAAAAGATTTTAA
- a CDS encoding acyl-CoA carboxylase subunit beta, with amino-acid sequence MDLNFNKNEDYNKLLVADLRKRFAKVKLGGGQKRIDKQREKGKLSARERIDYLLDDKTKSIEIGAFAGDKMYQEHGGCPSGGVVVKMGYVSGKQCIVVANDATVKAGAWFPITGKKNLRAQEISIENKLPIIYLVDSAGVYLPLQDEIFPDKEHFGRIFRNNAMMSSMGITQISAIMGSCVAGGAYLPIMSDEALIVDKTGSIFLAGSYLVKAAIGESIDNETLGGATTHCEISGVTDYKSKDDKDALDTIKKLMDKIGDADNAGFNRKKALPPKENEDDIFGILPKERNAQYDMLEIIKRLVDNSEFDQYKEGYGKTILTGYARMDGWAVGIVANQRKLVKTAKGEMQFGGVIYNDSADKATRFIANCNQKKIPLVFLQDVTGFMVGSKSEHGGIIKDGAKMVNAVSNSVVPKFTIIIGNSYGAGNYAMCGKAYDPRLIAAWPSAELAVMSGNSAAKVLLQIEKASLKKRGEEITPEKEAELFDKIKSRYDDQVSPYYAAARIWTDGVINPLDTRTWISMGIEAANNAPIEKKFNLGIIQV; translated from the coding sequence ATGGATCTTAACTTCAATAAAAATGAAGATTACAATAAACTTTTAGTAGCTGATTTACGTAAACGTTTTGCCAAAGTTAAATTAGGCGGAGGACAAAAACGTATTGATAAACAACGTGAAAAAGGAAAATTATCAGCTCGTGAACGTATCGATTATCTTTTAGATGATAAAACAAAATCTATAGAAATTGGAGCTTTTGCAGGCGATAAAATGTATCAAGAACACGGCGGATGCCCGTCTGGTGGAGTTGTTGTAAAAATGGGATACGTTAGCGGAAAACAATGTATTGTTGTTGCCAACGATGCTACTGTAAAAGCTGGTGCTTGGTTTCCTATTACAGGAAAAAAGAATTTAAGAGCACAAGAAATATCCATAGAAAATAAATTACCTATTATTTATTTGGTAGATTCTGCGGGAGTATATCTTCCTTTACAAGATGAAATTTTTCCTGATAAAGAACACTTCGGACGTATTTTCAGAAACAATGCAATGATGAGCAGTATGGGAATTACCCAAATTTCTGCAATTATGGGAAGCTGTGTTGCTGGTGGTGCTTATTTGCCTATTATGAGTGATGAGGCTTTAATTGTTGATAAAACAGGTAGTATATTCTTAGCTGGAAGTTATTTGGTAAAAGCCGCAATTGGAGAAAGTATTGATAATGAAACTTTGGGTGGCGCAACTACACATTGCGAAATATCAGGTGTTACCGACTATAAATCTAAAGATGATAAAGATGCTTTAGATACCATTAAAAAATTGATGGATAAAATTGGCGACGCTGACAACGCTGGTTTTAATAGAAAAAAAGCACTTCCTCCAAAAGAAAACGAAGATGATATTTTCGGGATTCTTCCTAAAGAAAGAAATGCACAATATGATATGTTAGAAATTATCAAACGTTTGGTTGATAATTCTGAATTTGATCAATATAAAGAAGGCTACGGAAAAACAATTTTAACAGGCTACGCACGCATGGACGGTTGGGCTGTTGGTATTGTGGCTAATCAACGAAAATTAGTAAAAACAGCCAAAGGCGAAATGCAATTTGGTGGTGTAATTTATAATGATTCTGCTGATAAAGCAACCCGTTTTATTGCTAATTGTAATCAGAAAAAAATTCCTTTAGTTTTTTTACAAGATGTTACTGGTTTTATGGTTGGTTCAAAATCTGAACACGGCGGAATTATAAAAGACGGTGCTAAAATGGTGAATGCAGTAAGTAATTCTGTCGTTCCAAAATTTACGATTATTATTGGTAATTCGTACGGAGCAGGAAATTATGCAATGTGCGGGAAAGCATACGACCCTCGATTAATTGCTGCTTGGCCAAGTGCCGAACTTGCAGTTATGAGTGGAAATTCTGCTGCAAAAGTTTTATTACAGATAGAAAAAGCTTCGTTAAAAAAACGTGGTGAAGAAATTACTCCAGAAAAAGAAGCCGAATTATTCGATAAAATAAAATCACGTTACGATGACCAAGTTTCACCGTATTACGCAGCTGCAAGAATTTGGACAGATGGAGTTATTAATCCTTTAGATACCAGAACATGGATTTCGATGGGAATTGAAGCGGCAAACAATGCTCCTATTGAAAAGAAATTTAACTTAGGAATTATTCAAGTATAA